A genomic window from Cotesia glomerata isolate CgM1 linkage group LG7, MPM_Cglom_v2.3, whole genome shotgun sequence includes:
- the LOC123269553 gene encoding cytosolic carboxypeptidase 4-like isoform X2 encodes MSDNSSDTLKFTPEDMSAINKIEDTMNEALIEKLRQCLPKHQENSENIKNLLAKLYTRITSSDRKIRERTLETLWSKEYNIIEIFMVLLEACRDNTVCCNITGILHECIAPQQSKVKLKGAKNKHSKSASRTTIAQLIQFGGTQVFLKLLINSQRSDNTMSEVLVHEVLWILSQIAQKDVKFPLKVRLLNVTKVFHFLLKHHYNDARLLLPLLLILKSIAKNTFAVQILMKDGIASTFEKTFVGIGYTPNLKLKVLLECLKHFTSNRVCCAKFVKGNLVHMLMRVFDRWDRWDGQLRQKVANYGLCTLHHLCLIKSGRKALKANNGLQQLYRFCSNCPETKAYDFLLSRICGIISQCLEKKELPVPEMSPAKFNLPNANGKRANSVDSYSDVESQVNSVGRVCSDADSVDDDDDDNDDDEDDDSGDHSALKIDKNKLEQFNDINVDEGQYFASVITSQRTIEDLLGYNIIFRELGNLKTQLQMESLSNSEENIESVMSKETKRTSLLNHVTKFWDLSNLTGVYTHMTDEEVLPYSGYSRKLRILDGIPFNTQDKSVYCTCASRVRSVISFVKVAYPDLIGGCCRGNPEPLNDKDRKVCRAKLLSSVDRGLRPNLLTQEVIFDLDALAMTCQTSGASERLTDRLVLSNSDESRIGNRCVDTKSLLFESRFESGNLRKAIQIGPREYDLILTPDVNSGSRHQWFYFEVSNMEANIPYTFNIVNCEKANSQFNFGMKPILFSVTEAQLGRPGWVRTGTDICYYKNCYRRPCRGKNYLTTSFNVVFPHSYDICYLAYHFPYTYSQLMTHIWRWSRRLEKEPIYFSAEMLCNTLNNNDCPLLTITSPESKANPISKRKVIFLTSRVHPGESNSSWIIHGTLETLLGDSTYAKSLRDDYIFKIIPMLNIEGVINGCNRYGLTNEDLNRRWSNPNRVLHPVIYHAKGLMEYCSRVLHRPIHVFVDYHGHSRRKNVFLFGCSRSGSWSAADRDKPDQPAQYLMLPRLMQKTSPAFALPLCSFKVERNKESTARVAIWRQLGVARSYTMESSFCGCDQGPLAGLHLDTVHLRNVGRDFCQALAFLKDINDNWILDKSTNNQEDCCPLECVRKKCIRPKCIQDKHASQHINAIRRNSMIAGN; translated from the exons ATGTCTGACAACTCTAGTGACACTCTTAAATTTACACCAGA AGACATGTCagcgataaataaaatagaagacACTATGAATGAAGCATTGATTGAAAAGCTGAGACAATGTTTACCAAAGCATCAGGAAAATTCagagaatataaaaaatttgctgGCTAAGCTTTACACTCGCATTACATCTTCAg ATCGAAAAATTCGAGAACGTACATTGGAAACATTATGGAGCAAAGAGTACAACattatagaaatatttatgGTATTACTggag GCTTGTAGAGATAATACGGTGTGTTGTAACATTACTGGAATATTGCATGAATGTATAGCACCTCAGCAATCCAAGGTGAAATTAAAAGGAGCCAAAAATAAGCACTCAA aaAGCGCCAGCCGTACAACCATTGCTCAATTGATCCAGTTTGGTGGAACCCAAGTCTTCTTAAAACTCTTGATAAATTCACAGAGAAGCGATAACACCATGTCGGAAGTATTAGTTCATGAAGTTCTCTGGATACTAAGTCag atcGCTCAAAAAGATGTCAAATTTCCATTAAAAGTAAGACTTTTAAACGTCACCAAAGTGTTTCACTTTTTACTAAAACATCATTACAACGATGCCCGACTTCTTCTTCCACTTCTTCTTATTCTGAAAAGTATCGCTAAAAATA cgTTTGCAGTTCAAATTCTTATGAAAGACGGAATAGCTTCAACCTTCGAAAAAACTTTTGTCGGCATCGGATACACACCTAACTTAAAACTAAAAGTTTTATTAGAATGTCTGAAACATTTCACAAGCAAtc GAGTTTGCTGTGCGAAATTtgtgaaaggaaatttagtgcACATGCTGATGCGCGTTTTCGATCGCTGGGACAGGTGGGACGGGCAACTGAGACAAAAAGTCGCCAACTACGGACTTTGCACTCTCCATCACTTGTGTCTGATAA AATCCGGGAGAAAAGCACTGAAAGCCAACAATGGTCTACAACAACTTTACCGCTTCTGCAGCAATTGTCCTGAAACAAAAGCTTACGACTTTTTGCTTTCACGTATCTGTGGAATTATAAGCCAGTGTTTAGAGAAGAAAGAGCTGCCAGTACCTGAAATGTCACCTGCTAA GTTCAATCTACCAAATGCTAATGGGAAAAGAGCCAACAGTGTCGACAGTTACAGTGACGTTGAAAGTCAG GTTAATTCTGTTGGGCGAGTTTGCAGTGACGCAGACTCAGTTGATGACGacgatgatgataatgatgatgatgaggaTGATGATAGCGGAGATCACAGTGCCTtgaaaatagataaaaataaattggaaCAATTTAATGATATCAATGTTGACGAGGGGCAATATTTTGCTAGTGTTATTACATCTCAACGGACTATTGAAGATCTTCTCGG gtataatattatttttcgagAACTAGGTAATTTAAAAACCCAATTACAGATGGAAAGTTTATCAAATTCAGAAGAAAACATTGAGTCTGTAATGAGTAAAGAAACAAAACGTACTAGCTTGTTAAATCATGTTACCAAATTCTGGGATTTAAGTAATTTGACAGGTGTTTATACGCACATGACAGATGAAGAAGTTTTACCGTACAGTGGATATTCGAGAAAATTGCGTATTTTGGACGGCATCCCGTTCAACACACAAGACAAATCAGTTTATTGTACCTGTGCCAGTCGTGTAAGAAGTGTAATATCTTTTGTGAAGGTTGCGTATCCCGATCTGATAGGTGGCTGTTGTCGTGGAAATCCCGAGCCACTTAACGACAAAGATAGAAAAGTTTGCCGAGCTAAGTTGTTAAGCAGCGTAGACCGTGGCCTTCGACCAAACTTGCTCACTCAGGAAGTGATTTTTGACCTGGATGCCCTGGCGATGACTTGCCAAACCTCTGGAGCATCTGAAAGACTGACGGATAGATTGGTTTTAAGTAATTCTGATGAATCACGAATCGGTAATCGTTGCGTCGATACTAAGAGTTTATTATTCGAGTCTAGGTTCGAGAGCGGCAACTTACGAAAAGCTATTCAG ATAGGTCCAAGAGAATACGATTTAATTCTGACGCCGGACGTGAACAGTGGATCGAGACACCAGTGGTTTTACTTCGAAGTTTCCAACATGGAAGCAAACATTCcttatacttttaatattgTCAACTGCGAGAAAGCCAATTCGCAGTTCAACTTCGGCATGAAGCCAATACTATTTAGTGTTACAGAAGCACAATTAGGTAGACCAGGCTGGGTGAGAACTGGCACTGATATCTGCTACTACAAAAATTGCTACAGGAGACCTTGTCGTGGGAAAAATTATCTGACCACTTCTTTTAATGTTGTCTTCCCTCATTCATACGATATTTGTTACCTGGCTTACCATTTCCCATACACCTACAGCCAGTTAATGACCCACATATGGAGGTGGTCGCGACGACTCGAAAAAGAACCGATTTATTTTTCCGCAGAGATGCTCTGCAATACtttgaataataatgattGTCCGCTCTTGACAATAACTTCTCCGGAATCAAAGGCAAATCCAATTAGT aaaagaaaagttatttttttaacatcacgGGTCCATCCTGGCGAAAGTAATTCATCCTGGATTATTCACGGTACTTTGGAAACTCTTCTTGGAGATAGTACTTACGCTAAGAGTCTTCGGGAtgattatattttcaaaataataccTATGTTGAACATAGAAGGTGTTATCAACGGTTG cAACCGGTATGGACTTACTAACGAGGATCTTAACCGACGTTGGAGTAACCCGAACCGTGTATTACACCCCGTAATTTACCATGCAAAAGGTCTTATGGAGTATTGTAGCAGGGTGTTACACCGGCCAATCCATGTCTTCGTTGATTACCACGGACACTCCCGGaggaaaaatgtttttctttttggtTGCTCAAGGTCGGGTTCATGGAGCGCCGCTGACCGCGACAAACCTGATCAGCCTGCACAgtatttg ATGCTTCCAAGACTCATGCAGAAAACATCGCCTGCTTTTGCACTGCCTCTGTGTTCATTCAAGGTCGAAAGGAACAAGGAATCCACGGCCAGGGTCGCCATATGGCGCCAGCTCGGCGTAGCCAG aAGTTACACAATGGAGAGTAGCTTTTGTGGATGCGATCAAGGGCCTCTAGCTGGATTACACTTGGACACTGTCCACTTGAGAAACGTAGGTCGGGATTTTTGCCAAGCACTGGCTTTCCTCAAGGACATCAATGATAATTGGATTCTTGACAA ATCGACGAATAATCAAGAAGATTGCTGTCCGCTTGAGtgtgtaagaaaaaaatgtataagaCCTAAGTGTATTCAAGATAAACACGCGAGCCAACATATCAATGCGATTAGAAGAAATTCTATGATTGCCGGCAATTAA
- the LOC123269553 gene encoding cytosolic carboxypeptidase 1-like isoform X1 — protein sequence MKKSRVDDKENHWVEDNKLDKLLSHNDQIDMSAINKIEDTMNEALIEKLRQCLPKHQENSENIKNLLAKLYTRITSSDRKIRERTLETLWSKEYNIIEIFMVLLEACRDNTVCCNITGILHECIAPQQSKVKLKGAKNKHSKSASRTTIAQLIQFGGTQVFLKLLINSQRSDNTMSEVLVHEVLWILSQIAQKDVKFPLKVRLLNVTKVFHFLLKHHYNDARLLLPLLLILKSIAKNTFAVQILMKDGIASTFEKTFVGIGYTPNLKLKVLLECLKHFTSNRVCCAKFVKGNLVHMLMRVFDRWDRWDGQLRQKVANYGLCTLHHLCLIKSGRKALKANNGLQQLYRFCSNCPETKAYDFLLSRICGIISQCLEKKELPVPEMSPAKFNLPNANGKRANSVDSYSDVESQVNSVGRVCSDADSVDDDDDDNDDDEDDDSGDHSALKIDKNKLEQFNDINVDEGQYFASVITSQRTIEDLLGYNIIFRELGNLKTQLQMESLSNSEENIESVMSKETKRTSLLNHVTKFWDLSNLTGVYTHMTDEEVLPYSGYSRKLRILDGIPFNTQDKSVYCTCASRVRSVISFVKVAYPDLIGGCCRGNPEPLNDKDRKVCRAKLLSSVDRGLRPNLLTQEVIFDLDALAMTCQTSGASERLTDRLVLSNSDESRIGNRCVDTKSLLFESRFESGNLRKAIQIGPREYDLILTPDVNSGSRHQWFYFEVSNMEANIPYTFNIVNCEKANSQFNFGMKPILFSVTEAQLGRPGWVRTGTDICYYKNCYRRPCRGKNYLTTSFNVVFPHSYDICYLAYHFPYTYSQLMTHIWRWSRRLEKEPIYFSAEMLCNTLNNNDCPLLTITSPESKANPISKRKVIFLTSRVHPGESNSSWIIHGTLETLLGDSTYAKSLRDDYIFKIIPMLNIEGVINGCNRYGLTNEDLNRRWSNPNRVLHPVIYHAKGLMEYCSRVLHRPIHVFVDYHGHSRRKNVFLFGCSRSGSWSAADRDKPDQPAQYLMLPRLMQKTSPAFALPLCSFKVERNKESTARVAIWRQLGVARSYTMESSFCGCDQGPLAGLHLDTVHLRNVGRDFCQALAFLKDINDNWILDKSTNNQEDCCPLECVRKKCIRPKCIQDKHASQHINAIRRNSMIAGN from the exons ATGAAAAAATCGAGAGTTGATGACAAGGAGAACCACTGGGTTGAAGATAATAAATTGGATAAGTTATTATCTCACAATGATCAAAt AGACATGTCagcgataaataaaatagaagacACTATGAATGAAGCATTGATTGAAAAGCTGAGACAATGTTTACCAAAGCATCAGGAAAATTCagagaatataaaaaatttgctgGCTAAGCTTTACACTCGCATTACATCTTCAg ATCGAAAAATTCGAGAACGTACATTGGAAACATTATGGAGCAAAGAGTACAACattatagaaatatttatgGTATTACTggag GCTTGTAGAGATAATACGGTGTGTTGTAACATTACTGGAATATTGCATGAATGTATAGCACCTCAGCAATCCAAGGTGAAATTAAAAGGAGCCAAAAATAAGCACTCAA aaAGCGCCAGCCGTACAACCATTGCTCAATTGATCCAGTTTGGTGGAACCCAAGTCTTCTTAAAACTCTTGATAAATTCACAGAGAAGCGATAACACCATGTCGGAAGTATTAGTTCATGAAGTTCTCTGGATACTAAGTCag atcGCTCAAAAAGATGTCAAATTTCCATTAAAAGTAAGACTTTTAAACGTCACCAAAGTGTTTCACTTTTTACTAAAACATCATTACAACGATGCCCGACTTCTTCTTCCACTTCTTCTTATTCTGAAAAGTATCGCTAAAAATA cgTTTGCAGTTCAAATTCTTATGAAAGACGGAATAGCTTCAACCTTCGAAAAAACTTTTGTCGGCATCGGATACACACCTAACTTAAAACTAAAAGTTTTATTAGAATGTCTGAAACATTTCACAAGCAAtc GAGTTTGCTGTGCGAAATTtgtgaaaggaaatttagtgcACATGCTGATGCGCGTTTTCGATCGCTGGGACAGGTGGGACGGGCAACTGAGACAAAAAGTCGCCAACTACGGACTTTGCACTCTCCATCACTTGTGTCTGATAA AATCCGGGAGAAAAGCACTGAAAGCCAACAATGGTCTACAACAACTTTACCGCTTCTGCAGCAATTGTCCTGAAACAAAAGCTTACGACTTTTTGCTTTCACGTATCTGTGGAATTATAAGCCAGTGTTTAGAGAAGAAAGAGCTGCCAGTACCTGAAATGTCACCTGCTAA GTTCAATCTACCAAATGCTAATGGGAAAAGAGCCAACAGTGTCGACAGTTACAGTGACGTTGAAAGTCAG GTTAATTCTGTTGGGCGAGTTTGCAGTGACGCAGACTCAGTTGATGACGacgatgatgataatgatgatgatgaggaTGATGATAGCGGAGATCACAGTGCCTtgaaaatagataaaaataaattggaaCAATTTAATGATATCAATGTTGACGAGGGGCAATATTTTGCTAGTGTTATTACATCTCAACGGACTATTGAAGATCTTCTCGG gtataatattatttttcgagAACTAGGTAATTTAAAAACCCAATTACAGATGGAAAGTTTATCAAATTCAGAAGAAAACATTGAGTCTGTAATGAGTAAAGAAACAAAACGTACTAGCTTGTTAAATCATGTTACCAAATTCTGGGATTTAAGTAATTTGACAGGTGTTTATACGCACATGACAGATGAAGAAGTTTTACCGTACAGTGGATATTCGAGAAAATTGCGTATTTTGGACGGCATCCCGTTCAACACACAAGACAAATCAGTTTATTGTACCTGTGCCAGTCGTGTAAGAAGTGTAATATCTTTTGTGAAGGTTGCGTATCCCGATCTGATAGGTGGCTGTTGTCGTGGAAATCCCGAGCCACTTAACGACAAAGATAGAAAAGTTTGCCGAGCTAAGTTGTTAAGCAGCGTAGACCGTGGCCTTCGACCAAACTTGCTCACTCAGGAAGTGATTTTTGACCTGGATGCCCTGGCGATGACTTGCCAAACCTCTGGAGCATCTGAAAGACTGACGGATAGATTGGTTTTAAGTAATTCTGATGAATCACGAATCGGTAATCGTTGCGTCGATACTAAGAGTTTATTATTCGAGTCTAGGTTCGAGAGCGGCAACTTACGAAAAGCTATTCAG ATAGGTCCAAGAGAATACGATTTAATTCTGACGCCGGACGTGAACAGTGGATCGAGACACCAGTGGTTTTACTTCGAAGTTTCCAACATGGAAGCAAACATTCcttatacttttaatattgTCAACTGCGAGAAAGCCAATTCGCAGTTCAACTTCGGCATGAAGCCAATACTATTTAGTGTTACAGAAGCACAATTAGGTAGACCAGGCTGGGTGAGAACTGGCACTGATATCTGCTACTACAAAAATTGCTACAGGAGACCTTGTCGTGGGAAAAATTATCTGACCACTTCTTTTAATGTTGTCTTCCCTCATTCATACGATATTTGTTACCTGGCTTACCATTTCCCATACACCTACAGCCAGTTAATGACCCACATATGGAGGTGGTCGCGACGACTCGAAAAAGAACCGATTTATTTTTCCGCAGAGATGCTCTGCAATACtttgaataataatgattGTCCGCTCTTGACAATAACTTCTCCGGAATCAAAGGCAAATCCAATTAGT aaaagaaaagttatttttttaacatcacgGGTCCATCCTGGCGAAAGTAATTCATCCTGGATTATTCACGGTACTTTGGAAACTCTTCTTGGAGATAGTACTTACGCTAAGAGTCTTCGGGAtgattatattttcaaaataataccTATGTTGAACATAGAAGGTGTTATCAACGGTTG cAACCGGTATGGACTTACTAACGAGGATCTTAACCGACGTTGGAGTAACCCGAACCGTGTATTACACCCCGTAATTTACCATGCAAAAGGTCTTATGGAGTATTGTAGCAGGGTGTTACACCGGCCAATCCATGTCTTCGTTGATTACCACGGACACTCCCGGaggaaaaatgtttttctttttggtTGCTCAAGGTCGGGTTCATGGAGCGCCGCTGACCGCGACAAACCTGATCAGCCTGCACAgtatttg ATGCTTCCAAGACTCATGCAGAAAACATCGCCTGCTTTTGCACTGCCTCTGTGTTCATTCAAGGTCGAAAGGAACAAGGAATCCACGGCCAGGGTCGCCATATGGCGCCAGCTCGGCGTAGCCAG aAGTTACACAATGGAGAGTAGCTTTTGTGGATGCGATCAAGGGCCTCTAGCTGGATTACACTTGGACACTGTCCACTTGAGAAACGTAGGTCGGGATTTTTGCCAAGCACTGGCTTTCCTCAAGGACATCAATGATAATTGGATTCTTGACAA ATCGACGAATAATCAAGAAGATTGCTGTCCGCTTGAGtgtgtaagaaaaaaatgtataagaCCTAAGTGTATTCAAGATAAACACGCGAGCCAACATATCAATGCGATTAGAAGAAATTCTATGATTGCCGGCAATTAA
- the LOC123269553 gene encoding cytosolic carboxypeptidase 1-like isoform X3 produces the protein MKKSRVDDKENHWVEDNKLDKLLSHNDQIDMSAINKIEDTMNEALIEKLRQCLPKHQENSENIKNLLAKLYTRITSSDRKIRERTLETLWSKEYNIIEIFMVLLEACRDNTVCCNITGILHECIAPQQSKVKLKGAKNKHSKSASRTTIAQLIQFGGTQVFLKLLINSQRSDNTMSEVLVHEVLWILSQIAQKDVKFPLKVRLLNVTKVFHFLLKHHYNDARLLLPLLLILKSIAKNTFAVQILMKDGIASTFEKTFVGIGYTPNLKLKVLLECLKHFTSNRVCCAKFVKGNLVHMLMRVFDRWDRWDGQLRQKVANYGLCTLHHLCLIKSGRKALKANNGLQQLYRFCSNCPETKAYDFLLSRICGIISQCLEKKELPVPEMSPAKFNLPNANGKRANSVDSYSDVESQVNSVGRVCSDADSVDDDDDDNDDDEDDDSGDHSALKIDKNKLEQFNDINVDEGQYFASVITSQRTIEDLLGYNIIFRELGNLKTQLQMESLSNSEENIESVMSKETKRTSLLNHVTKFWDLSNLTGVYTHMTDEEVLPYSGYSRKLRILDGIPFNTQDKSVYCTCASRVRSVISFVKVAYPDLIGGCCRGNPEPLNDKDRKVCRAKLLSSVDRGLRPNLLTQEVIFDLDALAMTCQTSGASERLTDRLVLSNSDESRIGNRCVDTKSLLFESRFESGNLRKAIQIGPREYDLILTPDVNSGSRHQWFYFEVSNMEANIPYTFNIVNCEKANSQFNFGMKPILFSVTEAQLGRPGWVRTGTDICYYKNCYRRPCRGKNYLTTSFNVVFPHSYDICYLAYHFPYTYSQLMTHIWRWSRRLEKEPIYFSAEMLCNTLNNNDCPLLTITSPESKANPISKRKVIFLTSRVHPGESNSSWIIHGTLETLLGDSTYAKSLRDDYIFKIIPMLNIEGVINGCNRYGLTNEDLNRRWSNPNRVLHPVIYHAKGLMEYCSRVLHRPIHVFVDYHGHSRRKNVFLFGCSRSGSWSAADRDKPDQPAQYLMLPRLMQKTSPAFALPLCSFKVERNKESTARVAIWRQLGVARSYTMESSFCGCDQGPLAGLHLDTVHLRNVGRDFCQALAFLKDINDNWILDKFIADESNEENTDDLSSTCDSEDSSSVD, from the exons ATGAAAAAATCGAGAGTTGATGACAAGGAGAACCACTGGGTTGAAGATAATAAATTGGATAAGTTATTATCTCACAATGATCAAAt AGACATGTCagcgataaataaaatagaagacACTATGAATGAAGCATTGATTGAAAAGCTGAGACAATGTTTACCAAAGCATCAGGAAAATTCagagaatataaaaaatttgctgGCTAAGCTTTACACTCGCATTACATCTTCAg ATCGAAAAATTCGAGAACGTACATTGGAAACATTATGGAGCAAAGAGTACAACattatagaaatatttatgGTATTACTggag GCTTGTAGAGATAATACGGTGTGTTGTAACATTACTGGAATATTGCATGAATGTATAGCACCTCAGCAATCCAAGGTGAAATTAAAAGGAGCCAAAAATAAGCACTCAA aaAGCGCCAGCCGTACAACCATTGCTCAATTGATCCAGTTTGGTGGAACCCAAGTCTTCTTAAAACTCTTGATAAATTCACAGAGAAGCGATAACACCATGTCGGAAGTATTAGTTCATGAAGTTCTCTGGATACTAAGTCag atcGCTCAAAAAGATGTCAAATTTCCATTAAAAGTAAGACTTTTAAACGTCACCAAAGTGTTTCACTTTTTACTAAAACATCATTACAACGATGCCCGACTTCTTCTTCCACTTCTTCTTATTCTGAAAAGTATCGCTAAAAATA cgTTTGCAGTTCAAATTCTTATGAAAGACGGAATAGCTTCAACCTTCGAAAAAACTTTTGTCGGCATCGGATACACACCTAACTTAAAACTAAAAGTTTTATTAGAATGTCTGAAACATTTCACAAGCAAtc GAGTTTGCTGTGCGAAATTtgtgaaaggaaatttagtgcACATGCTGATGCGCGTTTTCGATCGCTGGGACAGGTGGGACGGGCAACTGAGACAAAAAGTCGCCAACTACGGACTTTGCACTCTCCATCACTTGTGTCTGATAA AATCCGGGAGAAAAGCACTGAAAGCCAACAATGGTCTACAACAACTTTACCGCTTCTGCAGCAATTGTCCTGAAACAAAAGCTTACGACTTTTTGCTTTCACGTATCTGTGGAATTATAAGCCAGTGTTTAGAGAAGAAAGAGCTGCCAGTACCTGAAATGTCACCTGCTAA GTTCAATCTACCAAATGCTAATGGGAAAAGAGCCAACAGTGTCGACAGTTACAGTGACGTTGAAAGTCAG GTTAATTCTGTTGGGCGAGTTTGCAGTGACGCAGACTCAGTTGATGACGacgatgatgataatgatgatgatgaggaTGATGATAGCGGAGATCACAGTGCCTtgaaaatagataaaaataaattggaaCAATTTAATGATATCAATGTTGACGAGGGGCAATATTTTGCTAGTGTTATTACATCTCAACGGACTATTGAAGATCTTCTCGG gtataatattatttttcgagAACTAGGTAATTTAAAAACCCAATTACAGATGGAAAGTTTATCAAATTCAGAAGAAAACATTGAGTCTGTAATGAGTAAAGAAACAAAACGTACTAGCTTGTTAAATCATGTTACCAAATTCTGGGATTTAAGTAATTTGACAGGTGTTTATACGCACATGACAGATGAAGAAGTTTTACCGTACAGTGGATATTCGAGAAAATTGCGTATTTTGGACGGCATCCCGTTCAACACACAAGACAAATCAGTTTATTGTACCTGTGCCAGTCGTGTAAGAAGTGTAATATCTTTTGTGAAGGTTGCGTATCCCGATCTGATAGGTGGCTGTTGTCGTGGAAATCCCGAGCCACTTAACGACAAAGATAGAAAAGTTTGCCGAGCTAAGTTGTTAAGCAGCGTAGACCGTGGCCTTCGACCAAACTTGCTCACTCAGGAAGTGATTTTTGACCTGGATGCCCTGGCGATGACTTGCCAAACCTCTGGAGCATCTGAAAGACTGACGGATAGATTGGTTTTAAGTAATTCTGATGAATCACGAATCGGTAATCGTTGCGTCGATACTAAGAGTTTATTATTCGAGTCTAGGTTCGAGAGCGGCAACTTACGAAAAGCTATTCAG ATAGGTCCAAGAGAATACGATTTAATTCTGACGCCGGACGTGAACAGTGGATCGAGACACCAGTGGTTTTACTTCGAAGTTTCCAACATGGAAGCAAACATTCcttatacttttaatattgTCAACTGCGAGAAAGCCAATTCGCAGTTCAACTTCGGCATGAAGCCAATACTATTTAGTGTTACAGAAGCACAATTAGGTAGACCAGGCTGGGTGAGAACTGGCACTGATATCTGCTACTACAAAAATTGCTACAGGAGACCTTGTCGTGGGAAAAATTATCTGACCACTTCTTTTAATGTTGTCTTCCCTCATTCATACGATATTTGTTACCTGGCTTACCATTTCCCATACACCTACAGCCAGTTAATGACCCACATATGGAGGTGGTCGCGACGACTCGAAAAAGAACCGATTTATTTTTCCGCAGAGATGCTCTGCAATACtttgaataataatgattGTCCGCTCTTGACAATAACTTCTCCGGAATCAAAGGCAAATCCAATTAGT aaaagaaaagttatttttttaacatcacgGGTCCATCCTGGCGAAAGTAATTCATCCTGGATTATTCACGGTACTTTGGAAACTCTTCTTGGAGATAGTACTTACGCTAAGAGTCTTCGGGAtgattatattttcaaaataataccTATGTTGAACATAGAAGGTGTTATCAACGGTTG cAACCGGTATGGACTTACTAACGAGGATCTTAACCGACGTTGGAGTAACCCGAACCGTGTATTACACCCCGTAATTTACCATGCAAAAGGTCTTATGGAGTATTGTAGCAGGGTGTTACACCGGCCAATCCATGTCTTCGTTGATTACCACGGACACTCCCGGaggaaaaatgtttttctttttggtTGCTCAAGGTCGGGTTCATGGAGCGCCGCTGACCGCGACAAACCTGATCAGCCTGCACAgtatttg ATGCTTCCAAGACTCATGCAGAAAACATCGCCTGCTTTTGCACTGCCTCTGTGTTCATTCAAGGTCGAAAGGAACAAGGAATCCACGGCCAGGGTCGCCATATGGCGCCAGCTCGGCGTAGCCAG aAGTTACACAATGGAGAGTAGCTTTTGTGGATGCGATCAAGGGCCTCTAGCTGGATTACACTTGGACACTGTCCACTTGAGAAACGTAGGTCGGGATTTTTGCCAAGCACTGGCTTTCCTCAAGGACATCAATGATAATTGGATTCTTGACAA atTTATTGCCGATGAAAGCAACGAAGAAAACACTGATGACTTATCATCGACATGTGACTCTGAAGATTCAAGTTCCGTagattga